In Aureibaculum algae, the following are encoded in one genomic region:
- a CDS encoding fibronectin type III domain-containing protein, which produces MSISTFKYMLNRAPSPSERAEGEDSIKLRINSFSFLIATFLFCIFSLNAQDSIQQTDIPTVVVKARAKQDKILLRWGVNNKFAWKYGNEYGYIIERTTIIRDGQPLTKPEKITLSGEVIKPKPLAEWENYVDDNYNNNNMAAVAAQAIYGEDFEMNDKDDENTALRVIHQSEELDRRFGFALFSIDQDFEVAQYAGLGYVDTNVKPNEKYLYKVISNVPKELLEIKDAGVFLSPSEEEDLPQPMDFIGHFYKDAFVLVWEYEAFLNYYTSYNLEKSDDGINFKKINKVPITKLADNKSTGISYTDSINQYNKKYWYRIRGISVFNEISKPSKAVELTAHHNLTAVPFFIEYTMISDNEVLLEWTFPVEETNLLKQFDLLWANEALGPYKTVREGISPQTRVYNYTGLKPSNYFKLKAISNHGETSLSSPHFVQPIDSVPPLKPEDLIGRIDTFGVVTLTWKSNTEEDLKGYKIFRADRTNQEFTMLNKYSVVAQSYTDTINLKTFSKNVYYKITALDGHYNQSEYSEIVILQRPDKVPPTSPVFDSYSQENGQVYLKWTKSSSDDVANELIYRTMANTDKWEKIYETETDTTSFFIDDKITPGSNYLYTMIAVDNSGLESPPSPPLSIKMIKELAKPEVKGLYATIDRDNKQIQLFWRYNEADVFEFLIYKKKKDGTYTLFRTATAAEKELVDVELNPNTTYYYGIKAVFKDGSVSKWSEIEVKY; this is translated from the coding sequence ATGAGTATAAGCACGTTTAAATATATGTTGAATCGAGCTCCCTCTCCTTCGGAGAGGGCGGAGGGAGAGGACTCTATAAAACTACGTATTAATAGTTTTAGTTTTCTTATAGCTACATTTCTTTTCTGCATTTTTTCACTCAATGCTCAAGATAGTATTCAGCAAACGGATATTCCAACTGTAGTTGTAAAAGCGAGGGCAAAACAAGATAAAATACTATTAAGATGGGGCGTTAACAATAAGTTCGCTTGGAAATATGGTAATGAATACGGTTATATTATAGAACGCACCACGATTATCAGAGATGGACAGCCCTTAACAAAACCTGAAAAAATTACATTATCTGGTGAGGTTATAAAACCAAAACCCTTAGCGGAATGGGAAAATTACGTGGACGATAATTATAATAATAATAATATGGCTGCCGTTGCAGCACAAGCAATTTATGGAGAAGATTTTGAAATGAATGACAAAGATGATGAAAATACAGCGTTACGGGTAATCCATCAAAGTGAGGAACTAGACCGTCGTTTTGGTTTTGCCTTATTTTCTATTGACCAAGACTTTGAAGTCGCTCAATACGCAGGGTTGGGTTATGTAGATACTAATGTAAAGCCTAATGAAAAATATTTGTACAAAGTTATTTCTAATGTTCCAAAAGAATTATTGGAGATCAAAGATGCTGGAGTGTTTTTAAGTCCATCTGAAGAAGAAGACTTACCTCAACCGATGGATTTTATTGGTCATTTTTATAAAGATGCTTTTGTTTTGGTTTGGGAGTACGAAGCATTTCTAAATTATTACACCTCTTATAATCTTGAAAAATCAGATGATGGTATCAACTTTAAAAAAATAAACAAAGTACCTATTACCAAATTAGCAGATAATAAATCGACCGGTATTTCTTATACAGACAGCATCAATCAATACAATAAAAAATACTGGTACCGCATAAGGGGAATATCTGTTTTTAATGAAATTAGTAAACCCTCAAAAGCAGTTGAATTAACAGCTCACCATAATTTAACGGCTGTTCCGTTTTTTATAGAATATACCATGATATCTGACAATGAAGTGTTATTGGAATGGACTTTCCCAGTTGAAGAAACTAATTTACTAAAACAATTTGATTTGCTTTGGGCAAATGAAGCACTTGGACCATACAAAACAGTTAGAGAAGGGATTTCCCCTCAAACACGTGTCTACAATTATACTGGTTTAAAACCGAGTAATTATTTTAAATTAAAAGCCATCTCCAACCATGGCGAAACAAGTCTATCATCACCCCATTTTGTGCAGCCTATTGATTCAGTTCCTCCCCTTAAACCGGAGGATTTAATAGGTAGAATAGACACATTTGGTGTTGTTACCTTAACATGGAAATCCAATACCGAAGAAGATTTAAAAGGGTATAAAATTTTTAGAGCCGACCGAACTAACCAAGAATTTACTATGTTGAATAAATATAGTGTGGTGGCCCAATCTTATACCGATACTATTAATTTAAAAACTTTTAGTAAAAATGTATATTATAAAATTACAGCCTTAGATGGTCATTATAATCAATCTGAATATTCAGAAATAGTGATTCTACAACGGCCAGATAAAGTCCCTCCTACTTCCCCAGTTTTTGATAGTTATAGTCAAGAAAACGGACAAGTTTATTTAAAATGGACAAAAAGTTCATCTGATGATGTAGCAAATGAGCTAATCTATCGAACGATGGCCAATACTGATAAATGGGAAAAGATTTATGAAACAGAAACTGACACGACTTCTTTTTTTATTGATGATAAAATTACACCTGGCTCTAATTATTTATATACCATGATTGCGGTTGATAATTCAGGGTTGGAAAGTCCGCCCTCTCCACCTTTATCCATAAAAATGATTAAAGAATTGGCAAAACCTGAAGTAAAAGGTTTATATGCCACTATTGATCGGGACAACAAACAAATTCAACTATTCTGGCGTTATAATGAAGCTGATGTATTTGAATTTTTGATTTATAAAAAAAAGAAAGACGGGACCTATACTTTGTTTCGAACTGCTACAGCCGCTGAAAAAGAGTTGGTAGATGTAGAATTAAATCCGAATACCACGTATTACTATGGTATTAAGGCTGTTTTTAAAGATGGAAGTGTAAGTAAATGGTCGGAAATTGAAGTGAAGTATTAA
- a CDS encoding T9SS type A sorting domain-containing protein, with protein MKKLWYLLLFVTGSIFSQQHQLYYEYRLVLEPFGDHYELISDATDNSGYFEVFSLNDIDDLAGNIPLTIGSVFKNNDTFPYQITTLFNNLSSGTVEEAETIAINGIGSVRNVTIILDQFSAIQTAYIKYYTANIMSLNQPSQTSVCGTINVSATTNHPSEAYKWQFQALTDIWQDVPIQQGQDNLSISLEDLYGANANAYLNTPVRFKINNQYGAYDSNIVDYTFTDCSPGLAQNPPQPIQSTCSNSNDGSVDVQFDRSLASNERMLIYIEKQLPDNSWDLYLDTYILEPSAISTVTNNTYNWNSILEPGNYRVRYITKYDSTGDIPTNPNSDELSNEFQIIAPTPVTFTHAKADILCFGNTDGSITINASGGSNTGFEYSIDNGTSWQSNNKFNNLTDATYSLLAKDGNGCVAETNQQAIITTPQNLFNIVADIVNEPSANGVSDGNISIDVFGGTGVLDFQWTKNGANYASTQNITGLGAGVYQITSTDANGCASNTLEFTLEEPPVLSVQFTLVQEIDCNGGTGTIEAQGYGGSSANDDSYTYLWSNGSTNQTQLNILANSYTVSVTDSNLASVTATYDLVEPPALLVTSTSTDVLCNGGSDGTVSLAITGGTGAYVINWNDDNTISTPTRTGLAQGEYFYTVSDANSLSCNITGSITIAQPLPIDIQSIAQQPTAAGATDGTITITVSEGTTPYTYQWTDTNGTMLATTKDINGLGAGDYSVTVRDTNYNLSADNLGCESSLLVTLVEPQTIDVNIIETQTVSCQGNDGILTAEVIGGTAPFEYQWLKEENGNYQDLFQDIVTINNLSAGSYRLVVTDVNSVTNQADITLNNPGTIVVAPTTTNVACNGANNGSLQLNISGGLAPYVISWDDSAVTTENRSNLSKGEYFYTIEDANNCTINGSITISEPNPITIVIDAQQNPSSGNATDGLINITVSNGTSPYMYEWKNSNGDVLVTTEDISGLGIDTYTLTVRDANYNTVADVGCETSVEITLVNPNVLSVIISETQSVDCFGGSNGTLEAQVTGGIEPYVYQWYRQENGTYVNLNQNVVSINNLSAGNYRVLITDANIDEAQFDFTLSQPEEILVNPVIINVTCNGNNDGTVTLTPTGGTGNYTISWLDDSTITSFNRSDLVADEYYYTISDEKGCILDSSVTITEPSFVVITTENKQNPSISTATDGSIDISVTGGTTPYSFEWKNSNGDVIATTEDINGLGVDSYTVIVRDANYNTVSDIGCESTSTILLSDPTVLSVTITETQLISCFGGDNGMLSAEVIGGSSPFDYQWLKEDSGNYLDLNVSTTTIENRSAGKYRVIVTDNNSATTQFDFTLSEPVEIAIDSSIQSASCFGNNDGSIDITVSGGTEPYSFSWKNENGFEVSTSEDLVNVVAGNYTITITDTNGCTSENTIEIAEPAELLEIKLDELKDPSAFGINDGFVNVNIAGGDGPYLFEWTDINNNTISTEEDLSNVGEGVYTLMVVDNNGCSVSEQFALLAPDELNITINESIAILCFGDQGELQAFVTGGVLNTGSDYSYQWFKEENGSYINLNNSTNIISDIRAGTYRIIVNDDSTIDKTLTYILTEPTEISNDLNISNSVSCTSGADGAISSTISGGSLPYSYLWNNGSEEVNLTDLSVGTYTLTVTDNNGCIAKTSIELTQPDGMSIESEVLKPSCSNENDGSISLTITNGTAPFTYLWNTGATDSSISNLIAGDYSVTITDASGCVAVQNFTLDNPDPLTIDLGENRILCLDQNLELDATIEDLGATYQWTSNNGFSSTSPLIVLKDEGTYSLTVINSSGCSAVDSIEITSTNEVISANFLVPTQAFENEIIVLVDVSEPVPDTVNWSFSEGTTIVSQNGDYAELMFEKAGVYTATMIAKRGSCDAVLTKEIIVQESTSFGSPQTPHANFIEEFTIFPNPNNGVFKAEVKLLQSAPVSLKIVNLATNAIVNTKIASGKEYYVFDYNSTLAIGVYMVMLETPKGTQVRKIIIK; from the coding sequence ATGAAGAAATTATGGTATTTATTATTATTTGTTACAGGGTCTATTTTTTCTCAACAACATCAGCTATATTATGAATACAGATTAGTTTTAGAACCTTTCGGAGATCATTATGAATTAATTAGTGATGCCACTGATAATTCCGGATATTTTGAAGTCTTTTCTCTTAATGACATTGATGATTTGGCAGGGAATATACCCTTAACAATTGGTTCTGTTTTCAAAAATAATGATACTTTTCCTTACCAAATTACCACACTTTTTAATAACTTATCTAGTGGTACAGTTGAAGAAGCTGAAACCATAGCAATTAATGGAATTGGTAGTGTTCGAAATGTAACGATCATTTTAGATCAATTTTCTGCAATTCAGACGGCGTATATAAAATACTATACAGCAAATATAATGTCACTAAATCAACCTTCCCAAACAAGTGTTTGTGGTACAATAAATGTTAGTGCAACAACCAATCACCCATCGGAAGCTTACAAATGGCAATTTCAAGCTTTAACAGATATTTGGCAAGATGTGCCAATACAACAAGGTCAAGATAATTTAAGTATTTCTTTAGAAGATTTATATGGGGCAAACGCCAATGCCTATTTAAATACACCTGTTAGGTTTAAAATTAACAATCAATATGGAGCCTACGATTCTAATATTGTTGATTACACTTTTACCGACTGCTCCCCGGGCTTAGCACAGAACCCCCCTCAACCTATTCAATCCACATGCAGTAATAGTAATGATGGCAGTGTTGATGTCCAATTCGATAGATCCTTGGCATCAAATGAACGTATGCTTATATATATTGAAAAACAATTACCTGATAACTCTTGGGATCTTTATTTAGACACCTATATATTAGAACCATCTGCAATTAGCACTGTAACAAATAATACCTACAATTGGAATTCCATTTTAGAACCAGGCAACTATAGGGTGCGTTATATAACCAAATATGATTCTACTGGTGATATTCCAACAAACCCCAATAGTGATGAATTGAGCAACGAATTTCAAATTATCGCACCAACCCCAGTTACTTTTACACATGCAAAAGCAGATATTTTATGTTTTGGTAATACTGATGGCAGTATAACAATAAACGCCTCAGGTGGCAGTAATACTGGTTTTGAATATTCTATTGATAATGGTACTAGCTGGCAAAGTAACAATAAATTTAACAACCTTACTGATGCCACTTATTCGCTTTTAGCAAAAGACGGAAATGGTTGTGTTGCAGAAACCAACCAACAAGCCATTATTACTACCCCTCAAAACCTATTTAATATAGTAGCGGATATCGTAAATGAACCTTCTGCCAATGGAGTATCCGATGGTAATATTTCAATTGATGTTTTTGGCGGTACAGGGGTTTTAGATTTTCAATGGACAAAAAATGGTGCTAACTATGCCAGTACACAAAATATTACCGGATTGGGTGCAGGAGTATACCAGATAACGTCTACTGACGCAAATGGATGTGCCTCTAACACATTGGAGTTTACACTTGAAGAACCACCTGTATTATCTGTTCAATTTACTTTAGTGCAAGAAATTGATTGTAATGGAGGTACAGGCACAATTGAAGCACAAGGTTATGGCGGATCTTCTGCCAATGACGATAGTTATACCTATTTATGGAGTAACGGAAGTACAAATCAAACTCAATTAAATATCCTTGCTAATTCTTATACGGTTTCGGTTACGGATAGTAACTTAGCATCGGTAACAGCTACTTACGATTTAGTTGAACCTCCAGCATTGTTAGTTACCTCAACTTCTACTGATGTTTTATGTAATGGCGGTAGTGATGGTACAGTTAGCCTAGCTATAACAGGTGGTACAGGTGCTTACGTAATAAACTGGAATGATGATAATACAATTTCAACTCCAACAAGAACAGGTTTAGCTCAAGGAGAATATTTTTATACCGTGAGTGACGCCAACAGTTTAAGTTGTAATATTACAGGTTCAATAACTATTGCTCAACCACTACCTATTGATATTCAAAGCATTGCGCAACAGCCAACAGCTGCGGGAGCAACGGATGGTACAATAACCATTACGGTTTCAGAGGGTACTACACCTTATACCTACCAATGGACAGATACTAACGGAACGATGCTTGCAACAACCAAAGACATAAACGGTTTGGGTGCAGGAGATTATTCCGTAACCGTTAGGGATACAAATTATAATCTAAGTGCGGACAATTTGGGTTGCGAATCATCTCTTTTGGTCACTTTAGTAGAACCTCAAACTATAGATGTAAACATCATAGAAACACAGACTGTATCCTGTCAAGGTAATGATGGTATTCTAACTGCCGAGGTGATTGGAGGCACTGCACCTTTCGAGTACCAATGGTTAAAAGAAGAAAATGGTAATTATCAAGATTTGTTTCAAGATATCGTTACAATCAACAATCTTTCTGCAGGGTCTTACCGCTTAGTTGTTACCGATGTTAATAGTGTTACAAATCAAGCAGACATTACCTTAAATAATCCAGGGACTATAGTTGTTGCACCAACAACTACGAATGTTGCCTGTAATGGAGCAAATAATGGATCCTTACAATTGAATATTTCTGGTGGTTTGGCTCCTTATGTAATAAGCTGGGATGATAGTGCTGTAACCACAGAAAATCGTTCAAATTTATCTAAAGGCGAGTATTTCTACACTATTGAAGATGCTAATAATTGTACGATAAATGGTTCTATTACAATTTCAGAACCTAATCCAATTACAATAGTTATTGATGCACAACAAAACCCTTCGTCTGGAAATGCAACCGATGGTCTTATAAATATTACGGTTTCAAACGGGACTTCACCATATATGTATGAATGGAAGAATAGTAACGGAGACGTGCTTGTCACAACCGAAGACATCAGTGGTTTAGGAATTGATACATATACCTTGACTGTCCGCGACGCCAATTATAATACCGTTGCCGATGTAGGTTGTGAAACTTCCGTTGAAATTACTTTGGTTAACCCGAATGTGTTATCTGTAATTATTTCAGAAACACAAAGTGTAGATTGTTTTGGTGGCAGTAATGGAACACTTGAAGCACAAGTTACAGGTGGTATAGAACCTTATGTATATCAATGGTATCGACAAGAAAATGGAACTTATGTCAATTTGAATCAAAATGTAGTTTCAATAAACAACCTTAGTGCTGGAAATTATAGAGTACTAATTACTGATGCAAATATAGATGAAGCCCAATTTGACTTTACGCTGTCCCAACCTGAAGAAATTTTGGTTAACCCTGTCATTATAAATGTTACCTGTAATGGAAATAATGATGGTACCGTAACGTTGACCCCTACTGGCGGAACAGGTAATTATACGATCAGTTGGTTAGATGATAGCACCATTACCTCATTTAATCGCTCAGATTTAGTAGCTGATGAATATTATTATACCATTTCTGATGAAAAGGGATGTATTTTGGATAGTTCTGTTACTATTACGGAACCATCATTTGTTGTAATAACTACTGAAAATAAGCAGAATCCATCAATTTCTACTGCTACAGATGGTTCCATAGATATAAGTGTAACTGGTGGTACTACCCCTTATAGTTTTGAATGGAAAAATAGTAATGGTGATGTTATTGCTACAACAGAAGATATTAATGGATTAGGAGTTGATTCTTATACTGTAATCGTTCGTGATGCAAACTACAACACTGTTAGTGATATAGGTTGTGAATCCACATCAACTATTTTACTATCTGACCCTACTGTTTTATCCGTTACTATAACCGAAACTCAACTAATTTCTTGTTTTGGAGGTGATAACGGAATGCTCAGTGCTGAAGTTATAGGAGGTTCAAGTCCATTTGATTATCAATGGTTAAAAGAAGATAGTGGAAATTATCTAGATCTTAATGTAAGTACAACGACTATTGAAAACCGCTCAGCTGGTAAATATCGTGTTATCGTAACGGATAATAATAGTGCTACAACACAATTTGATTTTACGTTGTCTGAACCAGTCGAAATAGCAATTGATTCTTCTATTCAAAGTGCAAGTTGTTTTGGCAATAATGATGGAAGCATCGACATTACAGTAAGCGGAGGAACAGAACCGTATAGTTTTAGCTGGAAAAATGAAAATGGATTTGAGGTAAGTACAAGTGAAGACCTTGTAAATGTTGTTGCGGGTAATTATACCATAACAATAACAGATACTAACGGCTGTACATCTGAAAATACCATTGAAATAGCTGAGCCTGCCGAATTACTGGAAATTAAATTAGATGAATTGAAAGATCCAAGTGCCTTTGGCATAAATGATGGATTTGTAAATGTAAATATTGCAGGAGGAGATGGCCCTTATCTTTTTGAATGGACAGACATCAACAATAATACAATTTCAACTGAAGAAGATTTGTCAAATGTTGGAGAAGGTGTTTATACTTTAATGGTTGTTGACAATAATGGCTGTTCCGTCTCAGAACAATTCGCTCTGCTCGCTCCTGATGAATTAAATATCACAATAAATGAAAGTATAGCCATACTTTGTTTTGGAGACCAAGGCGAATTACAGGCATTTGTAACAGGAGGTGTTTTAAATACTGGTTCAGATTATAGTTACCAATGGTTTAAAGAAGAAAATGGTTCATATATCAATTTAAACAACTCTACTAATATTATTTCAGATATTAGAGCGGGTACATATCGTATCATTGTGAACGATGATAGTACTATTGATAAAACGCTAACTTATATCCTAACAGAACCAACTGAAATAAGTAATGATTTAAATATATCAAATTCCGTTAGTTGTACAAGTGGAGCAGATGGTGCGATTTCTTCAACAATATCGGGTGGTTCACTTCCATATAGCTATTTGTGGAACAATGGTAGTGAAGAAGTAAACTTGACGGATTTATCGGTAGGCACTTATACGTTAACAGTTACAGACAATAATGGTTGCATTGCTAAAACAAGTATTGAGTTGACACAACCTGACGGAATGTCAATTGAAAGTGAAGTCTTAAAACCCTCTTGTAGTAATGAAAACGATGGATCAATTTCTCTAACTATTACCAATGGCACGGCACCATTTACTTATCTCTGGAATACAGGAGCAACAGATTCGAGTATTTCAAACTTGATAGCGGGTGACTATAGTGTTACCATAACAGACGCTTCCGGATGTGTTGCAGTTCAGAACTTTACCTTAGACAATCCTGACCCGTTAACTATTGATTTAGGTGAAAACAGAATACTGTGTCTAGATCAAAACTTGGAATTAGATGCAACAATTGAAGATCTAGGAGCCACCTATCAATGGACGTCAAATAATGGATTTTCTAGTACTTCCCCGCTTATTGTATTAAAGGACGAAGGCACTTATAGTTTAACCGTAATCAATAGCAGTGGATGTTCAGCTGTAGATAGTATTGAAATAACTTCAACAAATGAGGTCATTTCGGCAAACTTTTTAGTCCCTACACAAGCATTTGAAAATGAAATTATCGTACTCGTAGATGTTAGTGAACCAGTACCTGATACTGTGAATTGGAGTTTTTCGGAAGGCACTACGATTGTAAGTCAAAATGGAGATTATGCGGAACTAATGTTTGAAAAAGCAGGTGTCTATACGGCTACAATGATTGCCAAAAGAGGGTCATGTGATGCCGTTTTAACAAAGGAAATTATTGTACAAGAAAGCACTAGTTTTGGAAGCCCACAAACCCCTCATGCTAATTTTATAGAGGAATTTACGATATTCCCTAATCCTAATAATGGAGTTTTTAAAGCTGAGGTAAAGCTGTTACAATCAGCTCCTGTTAGTCTTAAAATAGTGAATTTAGCTACAAATGCCATTGTAAATACTAAAATTGCAAGCGGAAAAGAGTATTACGTTTTTGACTATAACTCAACATTAGCAATTGGAGTATATATGGTTATGTTAGAGACACCAAAGGGGACACAAGTAAGAAAAATAATTATTAAATAG
- a CDS encoding DeoR/GlpR family DNA-binding transcription regulator — protein sequence MLKLERHQLILQKLKTHRKVHSTILSVELQVSEDTVRRDLKELEAQHLLHKVHGGALSIENKILSYNERSVSDLDKKKQIAKKAVKLIHDGQVIIMTGSSTNLELVKLIPANINSTIFTYSLPIALQLSHHPTIEVIFIGGKLNKSAQVTIGIDVMNSISKLRADICFMGTDALNIERGMTESDWEVAHIKKGMIESSDYVVSMCISTKIMEARRYAVVPINDIDVIVTDDQIDESLLVPFKERGIVVM from the coding sequence ATGTTAAAGTTAGAAAGACATCAATTAATACTTCAGAAATTAAAAACACATAGAAAAGTACATTCTACCATTTTAAGCGTGGAGTTACAAGTTTCTGAAGATACTGTTAGACGAGATTTAAAGGAACTGGAAGCTCAACATTTATTACATAAGGTGCACGGTGGGGCATTATCAATTGAAAACAAAATACTCAGTTATAATGAAAGGAGTGTTTCAGATTTAGATAAGAAAAAACAAATAGCAAAAAAAGCGGTGAAATTAATTCATGACGGTCAGGTTATTATTATGACTGGAAGTTCTACCAATTTAGAATTGGTAAAGTTAATACCAGCAAATATAAATTCAACAATCTTTACTTACAGTTTGCCTATTGCTTTGCAGTTATCACACCATCCAACAATTGAAGTTATTTTTATTGGTGGTAAATTAAATAAATCAGCTCAAGTCACCATTGGTATTGATGTTATGAACTCCATATCGAAATTAAGAGCTGATATTTGTTTTATGGGTACTGATGCATTAAACATAGAGAGAGGTATGACGGAATCTGATTGGGAAGTAGCCCATATTAAAAAGGGCATGATTGAATCTTCAGATTATGTAGTGTCTATGTGTATCAGTACAAAAATAATGGAGGCAAGGAGATATGCCGTTGTTCCTATTAATGACATTGATGTTATTGTAACTGATGATCAAATAGATGAGTCGTTGTTAGTACCATTTAAAGAACGAGGTATTGTGGTGATGTAA
- a CDS encoding exo-beta-N-acetylmuramidase NamZ family protein, protein MIFKLNFFSIVLFCIGIYFAKSNELPSKNSKNLQISKIITGADQTEKYVPYLKDKRVAIMSNPTSIIGEKHLVDSLQTLGVNIVKVFGPEHGFRGNVGAGVHVTDEIDHKTGIPIVSLYGAKRKPSKKDFEDIDVLIYDLQDVGVRFYTNINALVRLMEACYENDKELLILDRPNPNGYLIDGPVLDMKYKSGIGKFPIPMSHGLTVAEFAKMANGEGWVTSNGKAVQCKLKIIPVANYDHNMRYTLPVSPSPNLNTQLSVLLYPSTCMFEGTYINHGRGTQFPFTVFGSPAYKGIYDFSFTPKSIKGMSMTPIFMDEVCYGLDLRNYDTDLLRESKQINLKWIMELYASSPEKEKFFDGSLSNQMNNIEIQIGSGLFRQQIIDGVPESEIRASWEPGLTNYKKMRETYLLYP, encoded by the coding sequence ATGATCTTCAAATTAAATTTTTTTTCAATTGTATTATTTTGTATTGGGATATATTTTGCAAAATCGAATGAATTACCTTCAAAAAACAGTAAAAACCTGCAAATCAGTAAAATTATCACAGGTGCAGACCAAACCGAAAAATATGTTCCTTATTTAAAAGATAAGCGGGTAGCTATAATGTCCAATCCTACAAGTATTATAGGAGAAAAACATTTGGTAGATAGTCTTCAGACCTTAGGGGTAAACATTGTAAAGGTATTTGGTCCGGAACATGGTTTTAGAGGAAATGTTGGTGCAGGTGTTCATGTTACTGATGAGATAGATCATAAAACGGGTATTCCTATTGTTTCTTTATATGGAGCTAAAAGAAAGCCTTCAAAGAAAGATTTTGAAGATATTGATGTCCTTATATATGACCTTCAAGATGTTGGTGTTCGATTTTATACAAATATTAATGCGTTGGTACGTTTGATGGAGGCGTGTTATGAAAATGATAAGGAGCTACTTATTTTAGATCGGCCCAATCCAAATGGTTATTTAATTGATGGACCTGTATTAGATATGAAATATAAATCAGGGATAGGTAAATTTCCTATTCCGATGTCTCACGGGCTCACAGTAGCTGAGTTTGCTAAAATGGCAAATGGTGAAGGTTGGGTTACATCAAATGGCAAAGCTGTGCAATGTAAGCTGAAGATAATACCTGTTGCCAATTATGATCATAATATGCGGTATACCTTGCCTGTATCGCCTTCACCAAATTTAAATACGCAATTATCTGTATTGTTATATCCTTCTACCTGTATGTTTGAAGGTACTTATATTAATCATGGTAGAGGTACACAGTTTCCTTTTACTGTTTTTGGGAGTCCGGCTTATAAGGGTATTTATGATTTCTCATTTACTCCTAAAAGTATAAAAGGCATGTCAATGACCCCTATATTTATGGATGAAGTATGTTATGGTTTAGACTTACGAAATTACGATACTGATTTATTAAGAGAAAGCAAGCAAATAAATTTAAAATGGATAATGGAATTGTATGCGTCTAGTCCAGAAAAGGAAAAATTCTTTGATGGTAGTTTAAGTAATCAAATGAACAATATTGAAATACAAATTGGTTCAGGATTGTTTAGACAGCAAATAATTGATGGCGTGCCAGAATCTGAGATTCGTGCCAGTTGGGAACCAGGTTTAACAAACTATAAAAAGATGCGTGAGACCTATTTGTTGTATCCATAA